The stretch of DNA CGATGATGGCCGCGCCGCGCTTGGCGACGGTCGGGATGAAGTCCTCGGCCAGCCACTTCTCGTCGTTGACGGCCTCGGCGGCGTTCTTGCCGTTGACCTCGGCGTGGAAGATGTCCGGGTACTGGGTGGCGGAGTGGTTGCCCCAGATGGTGAGGTTCTTGACCTCGTTGACGGTGACGCCGAGCTTCTTCGCCAGCTGGGCGACCGCGCGGTTGTGGTCCAGGCGGGTCATCGCGGTGAAGCGGTCGGCCGGGACGTCCGGGGCGTTGCGCTGGGCGATCAGGGCGTTGGTGTTGGCCGGGTTGCCGACGACCAGGACCTTGATGTCGTCCGCGGCGTTGTCGTTGATGGCCTTGCCCTGCGGGCCGAAGATGCCGCCGTTGGCGGAGAGCAGGTCACCGCGCTCCATGCCCGCGGTGCGCGGACGGGCGCCGACCAGGAGGGCGACGTTGGCGCCGTCGAAGGCCTTGTCGCGGTCGTCGGTGATGGTGATGTCGCGCAGCAGCGGGAAGGCGCAGTCGTCGAGCTCCATCGCGGTGCCCTCGGCGGCCTTGAGGCCCTGGGGGATCTCGAGCAGACGGAGGTTCACCGGCACGTCGGCACCGAGCAGGTGGCCCGAGGCGATGCGGAAGAGCAGCGCGTAGCCGATCTGACCGGCCGCGCCGGTTACGGTGACGTTGACGGGGGTGCGAGTCATTTTTACCTACTCCTGCGATCGCCAGGTGCCACGCTCCAGGCACGCTCGACGAGCCGGAGCCGAGACCGGTCTCTCGACATCGAGAGACCCGGCTCAGGCTATCGCAAGGAAGCACCGGAGGGCGCCCGTGCCGGTAGCTGATATGTCACACCGGCGGGACGCCCTCCGAGGCCGTACGGGTCAGTGGTGCCGACGGCCCATCAGCTGCCCGATGTTGTCGAGCACCGGCAGGCTGAGCCACGGATCGGGCTGGGCCACCAGCGTCAGCACCACGATCACCCCGCCGAGCACGGTCAGCAGGGTGACGTCGGTGAACCGGCTGCGCACCGCGAGCAGGCCCACCTCGGGCAGCACCAGCCGCAGCACCGCGCCGAGCAGCAGCGAGCCGCCCACGGTCAGCAGGCCGTACCGGAACCCGTTGTCCAGGTCCGAGCCGAACCAGGTGATCGCCAGGCCGACCGCCGCCACGCCGAGCACCAGCGTTATCGGCCACTGCCGCACCGGCAGGGTGTGGCTCCGGCCGAGCGCCGCCGCCGAGCCCTCGGGGGGCAGGGTGCCGGTGGTCTTCTCCGGCCGCCGGCGCGAGCGGCCGACCCGTGCGGGGCTCATGCCGCCGCCGGGGCCGACAGGTGGGCGCGCGTCACCGCGGCCTACAGACCGGCGCGGCGCTCGGCCGCCTCGACGATGTTGTTGAGCAGCATCGCGCGGGTCATCGGGCCGACCCCGCCGGGGTTCGGGGAGATCCAGGCGGCGACCTCGGCCGCGGCCGGCTCCACGTCGCCGACGATCTTGCCCTCGGCGTTGCGGCTCACGCCCACGTCGAGGATGGCCGCGCCGGGCTTCACGTCGGCGGCCTTCACCAGGTGCGGCACGCCGGCGGCGGCCACGATGATGTCGGCCTTGCGCAGGTGGTAGGAGAGGTCCTTGGTGCCGGTGTGGCAGAGGGTGACGGTGGCGTTCTCGCTCCGACGGGTCAGCAGCAGGCCGATCGAGCGGCCGACGGTGACGCCGCGGCCGAGCACGACCACCTCGGCGCCGTCGATCTCCACCTCGTGACGGCGCAGCAGCTCGACGATGCCGAGCGGGGTGCAGGGCAGCGGGCCCTGGATGCCGAGCGCGAGCCGGCCGAGGGAGGTCGGGTGCAGGCCGTCGGCGTCCTTGTCCGGGTCCATCAGCTCCAGGACGGGGTTCGCGTCCAGGCCCTTGGGCAGCGGCAGCTGGACGATGTAGCCGGTGCAGGCGGGGTCGGCGTTCAGCTCGCGGACGAGGTTCTCCACGTCCTCCTGGCTGGCGGTGGCGGGCAGCTCGCGCTGGATCGAGGCGATGCCGACCTCGGCGCAGTCCTTGTGCTTGCCGTTCACGTACCACCGGCTGCCCGGGTCGTCGCCGACCAGGACGGTACCGAGACCGGGGGTGATGCCCCGCTCCTTGAGGGCCGCCACGCGGACGGCGAGTTCGGACTTGATCGCGGCCGCGGTGGCCTTGCCATCGAGAATCTGGGCAGTCATGGGCCCATTCTCCCGGATGCCCGGGCGTGCCCGTGCGCAGCCTCCCCGCGCCGCGCGTGATTGCGGTTCCGCCACAACTTGCGCTCGCGCTACGCACACCGCTGGACACCGGGGGTGTGTCCGGCGACGATGTGTGCCGTCGCCCGCGCCCGAGAGGCGCTCGGCGGCGGTACGGGGAGAACCACGGGGGAAGACGCACATGACAGCACCGCAGCACGCCACGCGCCGACATCCGGCGGGCCGCACGCCCGGCCCTCGCACACCCGGCCCCCGCTAGCCATGGCCCTCGCCGCCGCCCGGCTGCCCGTCCGCAGCGCGCTCGCGCGCGTGCTGGCGCGGCTCGGCGTGGGTGCGGCCGCCGCGTTCGCGGTGGCCCGGCTGCACGACGCGCACGACCCGGGGGTGCTCTGCCCGTT from Kitasatospora sp. MMS16-BH015 encodes:
- a CDS encoding DUF3017 domain-containing protein; its protein translation is MSPARVGRSRRRPEKTTGTLPPEGSAAALGRSHTLPVRQWPITLVLGVAAVGLAITWFGSDLDNGFRYGLLTVGGSLLLGAVLRLVLPEVGLLAVRSRFTDVTLLTVLGGVIVVLTLVAQPDPWLSLPVLDNIGQLMGRRHH
- a CDS encoding malate dehydrogenase; its protein translation is MTRTPVNVTVTGAAGQIGYALLFRIASGHLLGADVPVNLRLLEIPQGLKAAEGTAMELDDCAFPLLRDITITDDRDKAFDGANVALLVGARPRTAGMERGDLLSANGGIFGPQGKAINDNAADDIKVLVVGNPANTNALIAQRNAPDVPADRFTAMTRLDHNRAVAQLAKKLGVTVNEVKNLTIWGNHSATQYPDIFHAEVNGKNAAEAVNDEKWLAEDFIPTVAKRGAAIIDARGASSAASAANAAIDHVFTWVNGTPEGSWTSMGVVSDGSYGVEPGIISSFPVTTKDGKWEIVQGLDISEFSRKRIDASVAELVEERDAVKELGLI
- a CDS encoding bifunctional methylenetetrahydrofolate dehydrogenase/methenyltetrahydrofolate cyclohydrolase, yielding MTAQILDGKATAAAIKSELAVRVAALKERGITPGLGTVLVGDDPGSRWYVNGKHKDCAEVGIASIQRELPATASQEDVENLVRELNADPACTGYIVQLPLPKGLDANPVLELMDPDKDADGLHPTSLGRLALGIQGPLPCTPLGIVELLRRHEVEIDGAEVVVLGRGVTVGRSIGLLLTRRSENATVTLCHTGTKDLSYHLRKADIIVAAAGVPHLVKAADVKPGAAILDVGVSRNAEGKIVGDVEPAAAEVAAWISPNPGGVGPMTRAMLLNNIVEAAERRAGL